In one Coccinella septempunctata chromosome 6, icCocSept1.1, whole genome shotgun sequence genomic region, the following are encoded:
- the LOC123315298 gene encoding uncharacterized protein LOC123315298, producing MSEEPGTLRDKLNAFLFKYRSTPLNNGKTPAELHMNRKLRTRLHLIQPPIDNTDTQETFPVRKFYPGSRVQARNYSGPEMWKFGTVIKKLGRLHYLIKLDHGYILKRHINQLRETEVFDTTPPGMGKSWNFTPKSEKTSTFSNLHKPEDMQGQEHVTSDEVFEETQNNSSIEEHPPGSHRDSNAGEASSMQPLRRSRRERKPIDRLNL from the coding sequence ATGAGTGAAGAACCAGGAACTCTAAGAGACAAATTAAATGCATTTCTTTTCAAGTATAGGAGTACACCTTTAAATAATGGAAAAACACCAGCTGAACTTCACATGAATAGGAAACTACGAACTCGACTTCATTTGATTCAACCTCCTATTGATAATACAGATACACAAGAAACGTTTCCAGTTAGAAAATTTTACCCAGGAAGTAGAGTTCAAGCTCGAAATTATTCCGGTCCTGAAATGTGGAAATTTGGAACAGTTATAAAGAAATTAGGAAGATTGCATTATCTCATAAAACTTGACCATGGGTATATACTTAAGAGGCATATCAATCAGTTAAGGGAAACTGAAGTTTTTGATACAACACCTCCAGGAATGGGAAAATCATGGAATTTCACCCCGAAATCAGAAAAAACTAGTACATTCTCGAATCTTCATAAACCAGAAGACATGCAAGGTCAAGAACATGTTACTTCAGATGAAGTATTTGAAGAAACGCAGAATAATAGTAGCATTGAAGAGCATCCCCCAGGAAGTCATAGGGACTCTAATGCAGGAGAGGCATCCAGTATGCAACCTTTGCGTCGTTCGCGACGGGAAAGAAAACCTATTGATCGTTTGAAtttgtga